In Gallus gallus isolate bGalGal1 chromosome Z, bGalGal1.mat.broiler.GRCg7b, whole genome shotgun sequence, one DNA window encodes the following:
- the LOC112530656 gene encoding uncharacterized protein LOC112530656, which produces MVPCGTSQLSIKNAIESLLTWTSFKISKPTSADKMAQKNTDIFNIVMTPDRIPKFFIPSLDIEHIAFQQEPEEDTIENPPERQMSDEVVQKRRTTRSKSESYIRKDALCKGGSLHRRGTLCFADQAIFPGDLERAAHHSDPATRAALSLPHLSKITTPYGFLTLGESPNTRRKESLFFQHDSEELKFLTSQRKKTMSLVRSSSSPFREFQQAAECRKPPDTPLKTRRAVSWETVCSSQLPPLSCKPDSEMFPVKCEKKKFQVMMKRHLASFKRMRSGTGMNWLF; this is translated from the coding sequence ATGGTGCCTTGTGGTACATCCCAGCTCTCCATAAAAAATGCTATAGAAAGCTTGCTAACTTGGACAAGCTTCAAAATCAGCAAGCCAACTTCTGCAGATAAAATGGCTCAGAAAAACACGGATATTTTCAACATTGTCATGACTCCTGATCGCATCCCTAAATTTTTCatcccttctctggacatagAGCATATTGCCTTTCAACAGGAACCAGAGGAAGATACCATTGAGAATCCTCCAGAGAGACAAATGTCTGATGAAGTTGTTCAAAAGCGCAGGACAACTAGAAGCAAATCTGAATCCTACATCAGGAAAGATGCACTGTGTAAAGGAGGAAGTCTGCACAGAAGAGGAACCCTGTGCTTTGCGGACCAAGCAATTTTCCCTGGAGACTTAGAGAGAGCAGCACATCATTCCGACCCAGCAACAAGAGCTGCCCTCTCTTTGCCCCACCTCTCCAAAATCACCACCCCTTACGGATTTCTTACACTGGGTGAGAGCCCAAATACCAGAAGGAAGGAGTCTCTCTTCTTCCAGCATGACTCTGAAGAGCTTAAATTCCTCACATCCCAAAGAAAGAAGACTATGTCACTTGTAAGGAGCTCATCCAGCCCTTTTAGAGAATTTCAACAGGCCGCTGAGTGCAGAAAGCCTCCAGATACTCCTCTGAAGACAAGACGGGCTGTTTCCTGGGAGACTGTCTGCAGCAGCCAGCTTCCTCCCCTGAGCTGTAAGCCAGACTCCGAAATGTTCCCTGTGAAATGTGAGAAGAAGAAGTTTCAGGTGATGATGAAGAGGCACCTGGCCAGCTTTAAGCGCATGCGCTCTGGCACTGGGATGAACTGGCTATTCTAA